In Gopherus flavomarginatus isolate rGopFla2 chromosome 1, rGopFla2.mat.asm, whole genome shotgun sequence, a single genomic region encodes these proteins:
- the LOC127044971 gene encoding ecto-ADP-ribosyltransferase 5-like isoform X6, with protein sequence MQSLVCSLTGGAGGKSRETNVTAKCQVELSMMDDAFDDQYIGCAEEMDGIAPELLEKEKSMSSLFSRVWENSGKKWELVKKKISLPRGFKDEHGRAIITYTDNDFHSELNAAVREAGISRAHYMASFQFKAFHYYLTRASQLLRRRCDVMYKRTVYRGVSVSFQYMGSGHIRFGYFASSSFDIGVAKRFGMDTLFTIHTCFGVEIRAFSCIQEEEEVLIPVHEIFNMSRGQRSNRFVLRSTNRTCSHFNCAYLGGEKNQICVDNSATRGGLAFPSVLSHLLFGGSIILVHVAAMKLFAGFSIVLFVLLTFSL encoded by the exons atgcagagccttgtctgcagcctgactggaggagCGGGAGGGAAGAgccgagaaaccaatgtgaca GCAAAATGCCAGGTGGAGCTGAGCATGATGGATGATGCTTTTGATGACCAGTATATAGGATGTGCTGAAGAAATGGATGGAATTGCACCTGAACTGCTAGAGAAAGAAAAGTCCATGTCCTCACTGTTTAGCAGGGTGTGGGAAAACTCAGGAAAAAAATGGGAACTTGTAAAGAAAAAGATTTCTCTGCCCAGAGGCTTTAAAGATGAGCATGGAAGAGCCATAATAACCTATACTGATAATGACTTTCACAGTGAGTTGAATGCGGCAGTGAGAGAGGCTGGGATATCTCGAGCTCATTACATGGCCAGTTTCCAGTTCAAAGCCTTTCATTATTACTTGACAAGAGCTTCACAGCTCTTACGACGGAGATGTGATGTGATGTACAAAAGGACAGTGTACCGGGGGGTTTCTGTCAGTTTTCAGTACATGGGATCAGGTCACATCAGGTTTGGATACTTTGCCTCTTCATCTTTTGATATAGGAGTAGCTAAGAGATTTGGCATGGACACATTGTTCACCATCCACACATGCTTCGGTGTTGAGATCAGGGCCTTCTCATGcattcaggaggaggaagaagtgtTAATCCCAGTCCATGAGATATTCAACATGTCCCGAGGACAAAGGAGTAACCGCTTTGTCCTCCGGAGCACAAACCGGACCTGCAGCCATTTTAACTGCGCGTACCTGGGTG GAGAGAAGAACCAAATATGTGTTGACAACTCCG CTACCAGAGGCGGCCTGGCCTTCCCCAGTGTTTTGAGCCATTTACTGTTCGGAGGATCCATCATCCTGGTCCATGTTGCTGCTATGAAGCTGTTTGCTGGTTTCTCAATTGTCCTATTCGTGTTACTCACTTTTTCTCTCTAA
- the LOC127044971 gene encoding ecto-ADP-ribosyltransferase 5-like isoform X5: MEPHRDVGTMMKPLLIALTYFCLQTWLGIPQAKCQVELSMMDDAFDDQYIGCAEEMDGIAPELLEKEKSMSSLFSRVWENSGKKWELVKKKISLPRGFKDEHGRAIITYTDNDFHSELNAAVREAGISRAHYMASFQFKAFHYYLTRASQLLRRRCDVMYKRTVYRGVSVSFQYMGSGHIRFGYFASSSFDIGVAKRFGMDTLFTIHTCFGVEIRAFSCIQEEEEVLIPVHEIFNMSRGQRSNRFVLRSTNRTCSHFNCAYLGGEKNQICVDNSATRGGLAFPSVLSHLLFGGSIILVHVAAMKLFAGFSIVLFVLLTFSL, from the exons GCAAAATGCCAGGTGGAGCTGAGCATGATGGATGATGCTTTTGATGACCAGTATATAGGATGTGCTGAAGAAATGGATGGAATTGCACCTGAACTGCTAGAGAAAGAAAAGTCCATGTCCTCACTGTTTAGCAGGGTGTGGGAAAACTCAGGAAAAAAATGGGAACTTGTAAAGAAAAAGATTTCTCTGCCCAGAGGCTTTAAAGATGAGCATGGAAGAGCCATAATAACCTATACTGATAATGACTTTCACAGTGAGTTGAATGCGGCAGTGAGAGAGGCTGGGATATCTCGAGCTCATTACATGGCCAGTTTCCAGTTCAAAGCCTTTCATTATTACTTGACAAGAGCTTCACAGCTCTTACGACGGAGATGTGATGTGATGTACAAAAGGACAGTGTACCGGGGGGTTTCTGTCAGTTTTCAGTACATGGGATCAGGTCACATCAGGTTTGGATACTTTGCCTCTTCATCTTTTGATATAGGAGTAGCTAAGAGATTTGGCATGGACACATTGTTCACCATCCACACATGCTTCGGTGTTGAGATCAGGGCCTTCTCATGcattcaggaggaggaagaagtgtTAATCCCAGTCCATGAGATATTCAACATGTCCCGAGGACAAAGGAGTAACCGCTTTGTCCTCCGGAGCACAAACCGGACCTGCAGCCATTTTAACTGCGCGTACCTGGGTG GAGAGAAGAACCAAATATGTGTTGACAACTCCG CTACCAGAGGCGGCCTGGCCTTCCCCAGTGTTTTGAGCCATTTACTGTTCGGAGGATCCATCATCCTGGTCCATGTTGCTGCTATGAAGCTGTTTGCTGGTTTCTCAATTGTCCTATTCGTGTTACTCACTTTTTCTCTCTAA
- the LOC127044971 gene encoding ecto-ADP-ribosyltransferase 5-like isoform X7, translated as MLRPLLIPLTYFCLQTWLGISQAKCQVELSMMDDAFDDQYIGCAEEMDGIAPELLEKEKSMSSLFSRVWENSGKKWELVKKKISLPRGFKDEHGRAIITYTDNDFHSELNAAVREAGISRAHYMASFQFKAFHYYLTRASQLLRRRCDVMYKRTVYRGVSVSFQYMGSGHIRFGYFASSSFDIGVAKRFGMDTLFTIHTCFGVEIRAFSCIQEEEEVLIPVHEIFNMSRGQRSNRFVLRSTNRTCSHFNCAYLGGEKNQICVDNSATRGGLAFPSVLSHLLFGGSIILVHVAAMKLFAGFSIVLFVLLTFSL; from the exons GCAAAATGCCAGGTGGAGCTGAGCATGATGGATGATGCTTTTGATGACCAGTATATAGGATGTGCTGAAGAAATGGATGGAATTGCACCTGAACTGCTAGAGAAAGAAAAGTCCATGTCCTCACTGTTTAGCAGGGTGTGGGAAAACTCAGGAAAAAAATGGGAACTTGTAAAGAAAAAGATTTCTCTGCCCAGAGGCTTTAAAGATGAGCATGGAAGAGCCATAATAACCTATACTGATAATGACTTTCACAGTGAGTTGAATGCGGCAGTGAGAGAGGCTGGGATATCTCGAGCTCATTACATGGCCAGTTTCCAGTTCAAAGCCTTTCATTATTACTTGACAAGAGCTTCACAGCTCTTACGACGGAGATGTGATGTGATGTACAAAAGGACAGTGTACCGGGGGGTTTCTGTCAGTTTTCAGTACATGGGATCAGGTCACATCAGGTTTGGATACTTTGCCTCTTCATCTTTTGATATAGGAGTAGCTAAGAGATTTGGCATGGACACATTGTTCACCATCCACACATGCTTCGGTGTTGAGATCAGGGCCTTCTCATGcattcaggaggaggaagaagtgtTAATCCCAGTCCATGAGATATTCAACATGTCCCGAGGACAAAGGAGTAACCGCTTTGTCCTCCGGAGCACAAACCGGACCTGCAGCCATTTTAACTGCGCGTACCTGGGTG GAGAGAAGAACCAAATATGTGTTGACAACTCCG CTACCAGAGGCGGCCTGGCCTTCCCCAGTGTTTTGAGCCATTTACTGTTCGGAGGATCCATCATCCTGGTCCATGTTGCTGCTATGAAGCTGTTTGCTGGTTTCTCAATTGTCCTATTCGTGTTACTCACTTTTTCTCTCTAA
- the LOC127044971 gene encoding ecto-ADP-ribosyltransferase 5-like isoform X2, with amino-acid sequence MEPHRDVGTMMKPLLIALTYFCLQTWLGIPQAKCQVELSMMDDAFDDQYIGCAEEMDGIAPELLEKEKSMSSLFSRVWENSGKKWELVKKKISLPRGFKDEHGRAIITYTDNDFHSELNAAVREAGISRAHYMASFQFKAFHYYLTRASQLLRRRCDVMYKRTVYRGVSVSFQYMGSGHIRFGYFASSSFDIGVAKRFGMDTLFTIHTCFGVEIRAFSCIQEEEEVLIPVHEIFNMSRGQRSNRFVLRSTNRTCSHFNCAYLGGEKNQICVDNSGKKETFCFHCFDNNLPSVLKCRAESNPTRQTCHMQGNNLRKKWDELHVLSIYPCSRRELMTGI; translated from the exons GCAAAATGCCAGGTGGAGCTGAGCATGATGGATGATGCTTTTGATGACCAGTATATAGGATGTGCTGAAGAAATGGATGGAATTGCACCTGAACTGCTAGAGAAAGAAAAGTCCATGTCCTCACTGTTTAGCAGGGTGTGGGAAAACTCAGGAAAAAAATGGGAACTTGTAAAGAAAAAGATTTCTCTGCCCAGAGGCTTTAAAGATGAGCATGGAAGAGCCATAATAACCTATACTGATAATGACTTTCACAGTGAGTTGAATGCGGCAGTGAGAGAGGCTGGGATATCTCGAGCTCATTACATGGCCAGTTTCCAGTTCAAAGCCTTTCATTATTACTTGACAAGAGCTTCACAGCTCTTACGACGGAGATGTGATGTGATGTACAAAAGGACAGTGTACCGGGGGGTTTCTGTCAGTTTTCAGTACATGGGATCAGGTCACATCAGGTTTGGATACTTTGCCTCTTCATCTTTTGATATAGGAGTAGCTAAGAGATTTGGCATGGACACATTGTTCACCATCCACACATGCTTCGGTGTTGAGATCAGGGCCTTCTCATGcattcaggaggaggaagaagtgtTAATCCCAGTCCATGAGATATTCAACATGTCCCGAGGACAAAGGAGTAACCGCTTTGTCCTCCGGAGCACAAACCGGACCTGCAGCCATTTTAACTGCGCGTACCTGGGTG GAGAGAAGAACCAAATATGTGTTGACAACTCCGGtaagaaagaaacattttgttttcattgttttgACAATAACTTGCCCTctgtattaaaatgcagagcagagAGCAACCCCACCAGGCAAACATGTCATATGCAGGGAAACAACTTGAGAAAAAAGTGGGATGAACTGCACGTTCTGTCTATTTATCCATGTTCTCGTAGGGAGCTCATGACTGGTATCTGA